The proteins below come from a single Eucalyptus grandis isolate ANBG69807.140 chromosome 3, ASM1654582v1, whole genome shotgun sequence genomic window:
- the LOC120291935 gene encoding TMV resistance protein N-like → MDFNGSLALNIIFALTVGLVLRQLTKQRDSESTSRTDDASAEENEASRRDSEPTSRTDDASAEENEALRRDSEPTSRTDDASAEENEALRRDSESTSRTDHESGEENEGFDSLGIEHKDSDTIDQMERMGTEPAYQYDVFLSFCGGDTRLTFTDILYERLKYDRIRVFLDSEELKKGKKISEILKAIDESQIYIPIFSKKFASRSWCLREVARMVECHSKSDGKREIIPIFYDVEPNDVKLISDVYKNDILKHKQKEYRKPEELEQWTRALKAVGSIMGLELKGKRQGKEIESLVKQVLHKLNGQHVDLPGNLVEDHCQIKAIIEKLDLNSGGVRFIIIRGLGGIGKTTLAKIVFKRLSSLFECVSFLEEVRKKSEDGLKGLVTLQKQLLKDANFFSADQIEDAGEGKYRIKAVCKDKKVLLVLDDLDNEKQLDNLAGKSDWFGCGSRIIITTRNKFIPETQDESSSEEVLNQTKKIVDYEVQDMEIKQALRLFCKHAFRNNSPTKDYDALSQDIVRKVAKLPLAIEAIGSDLYVLGLAKKPYGVTIELLQETLQKLDEGPPEVVQKVLMISYKGLEEKTKEVFLDIACFFINEDQTYPIIMWNDLNYQPDSAIRVLLLRSLIKIRDNKFWMHDQVRDLGRHIILKEHTPKFSRVWKHEDAVELLKRKEGNGDVVALSLTSNEYYHNFVDVKLVAPSELRFLRVKGSNFSRNFMNLPSKLKWLSWQVSKMTFQTKNSHLSNLVVLDFSESDITDDWSGWSQMKMNKLKVLDLTGCIHLKRTPNFSNFTSLETLILARCIKLTTIDSSIGKLKSLRTFNINKCMVLQELPVEFGSLQSLTEIIMPQNYQQFKLPDTFGNLQSLSSLILDEHPRISELPNSIGRLEKITRLSLCLCMEIKEIPYSIGGMKELAELDLSNSGIVKLPDSIRCLGNLKVIKVNYTPIEKFPCTIGEVKMLEELHAKKCRNLMDENIEEIGKLSRLRKLDISYTGVSRFPTVLGRLTNLQTLEMSSSHLQEVPYLPSSLKRLHMQAPHFPSIPDLSSLVNLDHLELSKKTGSMEEPDMARTNDWPEEELIYSLPSSLSSLIFRGINLLPPFSNLSSLSEMSISDYSKSRFSVSQDLKHLRKLKLSTCNLLEEICGLSLLTNLKCLDLNRLKSLVEIRDLLELKLLEHLRIAHCKKIERLPNFSKLDKLRRIELEAFPKIGEIEGIKGIESLTLDPRGCTILERLSDDPRSTWLSRRIPMYDVFLSFERSDTRNSIIDILYNNLLRNKILVFKEPEELIVSAESSICAEFLSAVNDSHIYIPFLSKRYIYSTWCLHELACILEHAKSDGKRILPIFYDVEVKDVKLKTKLCRTVLDKHRKKMGLSNMVKAWEEALRYVGDMDGYNLQTRSLGEVIELVTEEVSRELLLLYADARRPQEAED, encoded by the exons ATGGACTTCAACGGAAGTCTGGCTCTAAACATCATCTTTGCTTTGACCGTAGGACT GGTTTTGAGACAACTCACGAAACAGAGGGACTCGGAATCAACCTCGAGAACGGATGATGCGTCTGCAGAAGAGAATGAGGCGTCAAGGAGGGACTCGGAGCCAACCTCGAGAACGGATGATGCGTCTGCAGAAGAGAATGAGGCGTTAAGGAGGGACTCGGAGCCAACCTCGAGAACGGATGATGCGTCTGCAGAAGAGAATGAGGCGTTAAGGAGGGACTCGGAGTCAACCTCAAGAACGGACCATGAGTCTGGAGAAGAGAATGAGGGGTTCGATTCACTGGGAATAGAGCACAAG GATTCTGACACGATTGATCAAATGGAGAGGATGGGAACTGAGCCAGCATACCAATACGACGTGTTTTTGAGTTTCTGTGGAGGCGACACTCGCTTAACCTTTACTGATATTCTTTACGAGAGGTTGAAATATGATAGAATACGcgtttttcttgatagtgaagAACTCAAAAAGGGTAAAAAAATCAGTGAAATTTTGAAGGCCATTGATGAGTCTCAGATCTACATTCCcatcttttctaaaaaattcGCCTCCCGTTCATGGTGCCTCCGCGAAGTTGCCCGCATGGTAGAGTGTCATTCAAAATCagatgggaagagagagataatCCCAATTTTCTATGATGTGGAGCCTAATGATGTAAAACTCATATCCGATGTGTACAAGAACGACATCCTCAAGCACAAGCAGAAAGAGTACCGTAAGCCCGAAGAATTGGAGCAGTGGACAAGAGCCCTTAAAGCGGTTGGAAGTATAATGGGACTGGAACTTAAAGGAAAACG CCAAGGGAAAGAAATTGAATCGCTTGTTAAACAGGTTTTGCATAAGCTCAATGGCCAACATGTGGATTTGCCTGGAAATTTGGTTGAAGATCATTGTCAGATAAAAgccataatagaaaagttggaTCTTAATTCTGGTGGTGTACGTTTCATTATAATACGTGGACTAGGTGGTATCGGTAAAACGACACTTGCGAAGATTGTGTTCAAGAGACTGTCTTCTCTCTTTGAATGTGTTAGTTTCCTCGAAGAAGTTCGAAAAAAATCAGAAGATGGTCTTAAGGGTCTTGTAACCTTGCAGAAACAGTTATTGAaggatgctaattttttttcgGCTGACCAAATTGAAGACGCTGGAGAAGGGAAGTATCGGATCAAGGCAGTATGTAAAGATAAAAAAGTCCTCCTTGTTCTTGATGATCTAGACAATGAAAAGCAACTTGACAACCTAGCTGGAAAATCTGATTGGTTCGGTTGTGGTAGCAGGATCATTATCACAACTAGGAACAAATTTATCCCGGAGACTCAAGATGAATCATCCAGTGAAGAGGTCctaaatcaaaccaaaaaaattgtgGATTATGAAGTTCAAGATATGGAAATCAAGCAAGCACTTCGGTTGTTTTGTAAGCATGCATTTAGAAATAACTCTCCTACAAAAGATTACGATGCCCTTTCACAAGATATTGTTCGCAAAGTGGCCAAGCTTCCTTTGGCTATCGAGGCGATAGGTTCTGATCTATATGTGCTGGGCTTAGCCAAAAAGCCCTATGGTGTTACAATAGAGCTATTGCAAGAGACATTGCAGAAGCTAGATGAAGGTCCTCCTGAGGTTGTCCAAAAAGTATTAATGATTAGTTATAAAGGACtggaagaaaagacaaaagaagtatttttggatattgcttgctttttcatCAATGAGGACCAAACCTATCCAATTATTATGTGGAATGACCTTAACTACCAACCCGACAGTGCAATTCGTGTCCTCCTCCTACGGTCCTTGATTAAAATTAGAGATAAtaagttttggatgcatgaccaagttCGAGATTTGGGAAGGCACATCATCCTTAAAGAACATACTCCCAAATTTAGCAGGGTGTGGAAACATGAGGATGCTGTAGAACTATTGAAGAGAAAAGAG GGAAATGGAGATGTAGTTGCACTAAGCCTGACTTCCAATGAGTACTACCACAACTTTGTAGATGTCAAATTAGTTGCCCCATCCGAACTACGGTTCCTTCGAGTGAAAGGCTCAAATTTTTCTCGCAACTTCATGAATCTTCCTTCAAAGTTAAAATGGCTTTCTTGGCAAGTATCGAAAATGACTTTCCAGACCAAAAACTCTCACCTTAGTAATTTGGTTGTGCTTGACTTTTCGGAGAGCGATATTACAGATGACTGGAGTGGGTGGAGCCAAATGAAG atgaataaattgaaagttctagatTTGACGGGTTGCATACACTTAAAAAGGACACCTAATTTCTCTAACTTCACGTCTTTGGAGACATTGATTCTTGCTCGGTGTATCAAGTTAACCACAATTGACAGCTCCATTGGTAAACTAAAAAGCCTAAGGACTTTCAATATCAACAAATGCATGGTTCTTCAAGAGTTGCCTGTAGAATTCGGTTCTCTACAATCTTTGACGGAGATTATCATGccccaaaattatcaacaattcAAGCTTCCAGACACATTTGGAAATTTGCAATCTTTGTCGAGTCTTATATTAGATGAGCACCCTAGAATTAGTGAACTTCCAAACTCTATTGGAAGGTTGGAGAAAATTACACGTTTATCTTTATGCTTGTGTATGGAGATAAAAGAAATTCCATACTCTATTGGAGGAATGAAAGAGTTGGCTGAGTTGGATTTATCAAATTCAGGGATAGTTAAATTACCTGATTCCATTAGATGTCTAGGTAATTTAAAAGTGATCAAGGTAAATTATACACCGATAGAAAAGTTTCCTTGTACTATTGGAGAGGTGAAGATGCTTGAAGAATTACACGCCAAGAAATGTAGGAATTTGATGGATGAAAACATTGAGGAAATTGGGAAGCTAAGTCGGTTGAGGAAATTGGACATATCATATACTGGTGTATCTAGATTTCCCACGGTGCTAGGTCGTCTCACTAATTTACAGACTCTCGAAATGAGTTCAAGTCACCTACAAGAAGTCCCATATCTTCCTTCAAGTTTGAAACGTCTTCACATGCAAGCACCTCATTTCCCATCTATTCCCGACCTCTCAAGCCTCGTCAATTTAGATCATCTGGAATTATCTAAAAAAACTGGTTCAATGGAGGAACCTGACATGGCTAGGACGAATGATTGGCCAGAAGAGGAACTGATCTATTCGCTTCCGTCTAGTTTGTCATCCTTGATATTTAGGGGCATTAATCTACTACCCCCTTTTTCCAACTTAAGTAGTTTGTCGGAAATGTCTATTAGTGATTATTCAAAGTCACGCTTCTCCGTCTCTCAAGACCTCAAACATTTGAGGAAATTGAAGCTAAGTACATGCAATTTGCTGGAGGAGATATGTGGTCTATCACTCTTGACGAATCTAAAGTGCTTGGATCTAAACAGATTGAAAAGTCTGGTTGAGATTCGTGATTTGTTGGAACTAAAATTGCTGGAGCATCTCCGTATTGCCCATTGCAAAAAGATAGAAAGGTTACCCAACTTTTCAAAGTTAGATAAGCTACGGCGCATTGAGCTAGaagcttttccaaaaatagGAGAGATCGAGGGAATCAAGGGCATAGAAAGCTTGACGTTGGATCCTCGTGGTTGCACTATCCTAGAAAGATTGTCAGATGACCCAAGATCGACCTGGCTTTCTCGTAGAATACCTATGTAtgatgtgttcttgagttttgaGAGATCGGATACTCGTAATAGCATTATTGACATCCTTTACAATAACCTCCTTCGTAACAAAATTCTGGTTTTTAAGGAACCTGAGGAATTGATCGTCAGTGCAGAATCTAGCATTTGCGCAGAGTTTCTATCAGCAGTCAACGACTCCCATATCTACATACCCTTCTTATCTAAGCGCTATATTTATAGTACGTGGTGCCTCCATGAACTAGCTTGCATTTTAGAACACGCGAAGTCAGATGGGAAAAGAATCCTacccattttctatgatgtggaGGTTAAAGATGTTAAGCTTAAAACAAAATTGTGCAGAACAGTCCTAGACAAGCAcaggaagaagatgggtttaAGCAACATGGTGAAGGCATGGGAAGAGGCTCTCAGATATGTGGGGGATATGGACGGGTACAACCTGCAAACTAGAAG CCTCGGAGAAGTAATTGAATTGGTTACTGAAGAGGTTTCGAGAGAGCTGTTGTTGTTATATGCCGATGCAAGGAGGCCTCAAGAAGCTGAAGATTAG
- the LOC120291373 gene encoding calcium-dependent protein kinase 28-like, which yields MDLALASTLDEEELADLKDQFAAIDVDKNSSISLEEMKEALAQDLPWKMKEPRVLEILQALLFMCIEWRNMTQRSGSCSHRPLFEKFDIDRDGYITPEELRLQTGLKGSLSPLLEEADVDKDGKISLSEFRRLLRTASMGSQNLPSPSGYWNLRKI from the exons ATGGACTTG GCACTAGCAAGCACACTTGATGAAGAGGAACTTGCTGACCTCAAGGATCAATTTGCTGCAATTGATGTAGATAAAAATAGTTCTATTAGTCTTGAAGAAATGAAAGAG GCCCTTGCTCAGGATCTTCCCTGGAAGATGAAGGAACCACGTGTCTTAGAGATTCTTCAAGCG CTACTCTTCATGTGCATCGAATGGAGGAACATGACTCAGAGAAGTGGTAGCTGCAGTCACAGGccgctttttgaaaaatttgacattGATCGTGATGGTTATATAACCCCAGAAGAACTTCGACTG CAGACAGGTTTGAAAGGCTCCCTCAGTCCTCTGCTAGAGGAAGCCGACGTCGACAAAGATGGGAAAATAAGTTTATCGGAGTTCAGAAGGCTGTTAAGAACTGCAAGCATGGGCTCTCAAAACTTGCCAAGCCCATCTGGTTATTGGAATTTGAGGAAGATATAG